In one Myxocyprinus asiaticus isolate MX2 ecotype Aquarium Trade chromosome 1, UBuf_Myxa_2, whole genome shotgun sequence genomic region, the following are encoded:
- the LOC127442048 gene encoding C-type mannose receptor 2-like isoform X2 — protein sequence MERKTFITLILSAVFSSSACVPRQYHFVNKKLTWTEAQRNCREDYTDLATINNKNDIEELLKSVNDDQIQHVWIGLQKTVSYKWKWSLGDPAFYTGNNSQYRNWVQGKPNGDGDCSNMNPGEWNDNTCANILPFICYSDSSKGYIPVHQNMTWRDAQNYCRKYHTDLVSVRNQTENQQIEKIRNDAHITDGVWIGLFRDSWEWSDQSDSSFRNWMTNKPDNYGGNENCAVVGVKSDHGQWDDWECDIKTQFVCHEDKLVLVKQNLSWNEALKYCRENHVDLVSVHSEQIQRRVMNVARKAFTAEVWLGLRHSCTLGIWFWVNGEILCYQNWAAGHGTGVENCSDAVRVGAVQSGGDQRWVSLPQTDKLNFICTSYD from the exons ATGGAGCGAAAAACATTTATCACTCTTATTCTCTcag ctgtcttcagctcatctgcatgtgTTCCACGTCAGTATCACTTTGTGAATAAGAAACTGACCTGGACTGAAGCTCAGAGAAACTGCAGAGAGGATTACACAGATCTTGCCACCATCAACAACAAGAACGACATAGAAGAGCTGCTGAAGagtgtgaatgatgatcagaTTCAGCATGTCTGGATTGGACTGCAGAAGACCGTCAGTTATAAATGGAAATGGTCTCTGGGTGACCCTGCGTTCTACACAGGAAATAATTCACAGTATCGCAACTGGGTACAGGGAAAACCGAATGGTGATGGTGACTGTAGTAACATGAATCCTGGAGAATGGAATGATAATACTTGTGCTAATATCTTACCTTTCATATGTTACAGTG ACAGCAGTAAAGGATACATCCCTGTACATCAAAATATGACATGGAGAGATGCTCAGAATTACTGCAGAAAGTATCACACAGATCTGGTCAGTGTGAGGAACCAGACTGAGAATCAACAGATTGAGAAGATCAGGAATGATGCACACATAACAGATGGAGTCTGGATCGGTCTGTTCAGAGACTCATGGGAGTGGTCAGATCAGAGTGACTCCTCATTCAGAAACTGGATGACAAACAAACCTGATAATTATGGGGGCAATGAAAACTGTGCAGTGGTTGGGGTCAAGTCAGACCATGGACAATGGGATGACTGGGAGTGTGATATAAAAACTCAGTTTGTCtgtcatgaag ATAAACTGGTTTTGGTTAAACAGAATCTGAGCTGGAATGAAGCTCTGAAATACTGCAGAGAGAATCATGTGGATCTGGTGTCAGTTCACTCTGAACAGATTCAGCGTCGTGTGATGAATGTGGCTAGAAAAGCCTTCACTGCTGAAGTGTGGTTGGGTCTACGTCACTCCTGCACTCTGGGCATCTGGTTTTGGGTGAATGGAGAGATCTTGTGTTATCAGAACTGGGCTGCAGGTCACGGGACAGGAGTGGAAAACTGCAGTGATGCTGTGAGAGTTGGAGCAGTTCAGTCTGGAGGAGATCAGCGCTGGGTCAGCCTTCCTCAAACTGACAAACTCAACTTCATCTGCACCAGCTatg ACTGA
- the LOC127442048 gene encoding C-type mannose receptor 2-like isoform X1 gives MERKTFITLILSAVFSSSACVPRQYHFVNKKLTWTEAQRNCREDYTDLATINNKNDIEELLKSVNDDQIQHVWIGLQKTVSYKWKWSLGDPAFYTGNNSQYRNWVQGKPNGDGDCSNMNPGEWNDNTCANILPFICYSDSSKGYIPVHQNMTWRDAQNYCRKYHTDLVSVRNQTENQQIEKIRNDAHITDGVWIGLFRDSWEWSDQSDSSFRNWMTNKPDNYGGNENCAVVGVKSDHGQWDDWECDIKTQFVCHEDKLVLVKQNLSWNEALKYCRENHVDLVSVHSEQIQRRVMNVARKAFTAEVWLGLRHSCTLGIWFWVNGEILCYQNWAAGHGTGVENCSDAVRVGAVQSGGDQRWVSLPQTDKLNFICTSYGE, from the exons ATGGAGCGAAAAACATTTATCACTCTTATTCTCTcag ctgtcttcagctcatctgcatgtgTTCCACGTCAGTATCACTTTGTGAATAAGAAACTGACCTGGACTGAAGCTCAGAGAAACTGCAGAGAGGATTACACAGATCTTGCCACCATCAACAACAAGAACGACATAGAAGAGCTGCTGAAGagtgtgaatgatgatcagaTTCAGCATGTCTGGATTGGACTGCAGAAGACCGTCAGTTATAAATGGAAATGGTCTCTGGGTGACCCTGCGTTCTACACAGGAAATAATTCACAGTATCGCAACTGGGTACAGGGAAAACCGAATGGTGATGGTGACTGTAGTAACATGAATCCTGGAGAATGGAATGATAATACTTGTGCTAATATCTTACCTTTCATATGTTACAGTG ACAGCAGTAAAGGATACATCCCTGTACATCAAAATATGACATGGAGAGATGCTCAGAATTACTGCAGAAAGTATCACACAGATCTGGTCAGTGTGAGGAACCAGACTGAGAATCAACAGATTGAGAAGATCAGGAATGATGCACACATAACAGATGGAGTCTGGATCGGTCTGTTCAGAGACTCATGGGAGTGGTCAGATCAGAGTGACTCCTCATTCAGAAACTGGATGACAAACAAACCTGATAATTATGGGGGCAATGAAAACTGTGCAGTGGTTGGGGTCAAGTCAGACCATGGACAATGGGATGACTGGGAGTGTGATATAAAAACTCAGTTTGTCtgtcatgaag ATAAACTGGTTTTGGTTAAACAGAATCTGAGCTGGAATGAAGCTCTGAAATACTGCAGAGAGAATCATGTGGATCTGGTGTCAGTTCACTCTGAACAGATTCAGCGTCGTGTGATGAATGTGGCTAGAAAAGCCTTCACTGCTGAAGTGTGGTTGGGTCTACGTCACTCCTGCACTCTGGGCATCTGGTTTTGGGTGAATGGAGAGATCTTGTGTTATCAGAACTGGGCTGCAGGTCACGGGACAGGAGTGGAAAACTGCAGTGATGCTGTGAGAGTTGGAGCAGTTCAGTCTGGAGGAGATCAGCGCTGGGTCAGCCTTCCTCAAACTGACAAACTCAACTTCATCTGCACCAGCTatggtgagtga